A stretch of the Oxyura jamaicensis isolate SHBP4307 breed ruddy duck chromosome 4, BPBGC_Ojam_1.0, whole genome shotgun sequence genome encodes the following:
- the ZNF518B gene encoding zinc finger protein 518B, which yields MQLKKMREILPRLYPGQVNDKNNSLTTSPKQSSEDKTNPSKGDDDQNCLYQGTEAENNKLSLINCIKCRNVQKISMQDIEKHKKLGWTEDKNFICKTCSHIPPPAFHFVPEGANAVDFEKHEKISSSRKQKTFKVKNFLPGKYYCDKCRFSTRDPLQYKKHIDQHEEIKFICSQCNYVSYTKGEFQRHLVKHTGTFPYQCEYCEYGAVRHDYIVKHTRRVHEAPRKRPSNTIINHKRKKACLPSKSTLFEKQKYEEIPFQSELSNSSSNRICEIPERVTKIVCSSHDTECSINATSVQDKTISEPSEINMCENQSVEVEVYSPKTEPLQPGMPLTVIAPSELVVPSNCLAQIVEIKIVNGAQQLVLKLIPMKEAAYKPVNGAEEELEYQGIERSVEGKKTSPVIQNELLTMEVNVDKLSSVSNRLNLENTCNKNSECLCSSDSQCSDYNSVSIQREDASKLCLHLVKSIDVHSGVAELYSQSLVTSSTGKKNDLKSTKWEVDGKNNLHYDMYCYEGGVDISHPEYATVSEDKSLKNISVKATQEGKTFYSAAVLKQKDTLPLKRDDKECRNLVVSSAETHLTGKGFDKKSVTCSEVEKNFNFTKTPPWEDMTSDFSKVKKAETISPKNNLLLESLELQKMENKSNPFEGPVISSVFSLSSGAQNVPEGVRWDDTTCNKKSATLLCRKIAQLMSAAESNMKSMPLRCQASSKKVHFPQENSASCERVVPTTELEQAMSSPQVHGGSSVISSDEHSSEQLLTFARTSKSRVTKNSNVATPVFIPKGTVLRVLNATSSQNSKGIEKRNEVSAPSVYCNEMLLPRPVPVSVSEKFSSNLPHLPNQIEPNAQSRSLPLRQRPRREASIKNSKQNGVPYQKSSDVSKQSKHYSKSQLGPKNKVKQASFRELPKRKTRTQSETSSSSDMSYLLTARRLRLVPLRMNQLIKCPRRNQPVVVLNHPDVDTPEIINVMKTINKYKGHVLKVVLSERTSSCLGVKRYRKRLTLQNCETGSQAKKQNMLKMKLKKTHKNNYQVVEASPAETLQCMFKCWFCGRVYMDQEEWISHGQRHLIEATKGWDVLSLPVKNH from the coding sequence ATGCAATTGAAGAAAATGAGGGAAATTTTACCAAGATTGTACCCTGGCCAagttaatgataaaaataattccttaacTACATCCCCAAAGCAATCTTCTGAAGATAAAACGAATCCATCAAAAGGGGATGATGACCAGAACTGCCTGTACCAAGGGACTGAGGCTGAGAATAATAAGTTGTCATTGATAAACtgtataaaatgcagaaatgttcagaaaatttCAATGCAAGATATAGAAAAGCATAAGAAACTCGGGTGGACTGAAGACAAAAACTTCATCTGTAAGACATGCAGTCATATTCCACCGCctgctttccattttgttcCTGAAGGTGCCAATGCTGTAGATtttgaaaagcatgaaaaaatatcgtcaagtagaaaacagaaaacatttaaagttaAAAACTTTCTGCCAGGTAAATACTACTGTGATAAGTGTAGATTTTCAACACGGGATCCTTTGCAGTATAAAAAGCATATAGATCAACAcgaagaaattaaatttatttgttcCCAATGTAATTATGTGTCTTACACTAAAGGTGAATTCCAGAGACACTTGGTGAAACACACTGGAACTTTTCCTTATCAGTGTGAATACTGTGAATATGGTGCCGTTAGACATGACTATATAGTAAAACATACAAGAAGAGTACATGAAGCACCCAGAAAACGGCCTTCTAATACTATCATAAACCACAAGCGAAAGAAGGCTTGCTTGCCAAGTAAAAGcactttatttgaaaagcagaaatatgaagaaattccTTTTCAAAGTGAGCTTTCAAACTCATCTTCAAATAGGATTTGTGAGATTCCAGAAAGAGTGACTAAAATAGTCTGTTCGTCTCATGATACAGAATGTAGCATAAATGCAACATCAGTACAGGACAAAACAATATCGGAGCCATCTGAAATAAACATGTGTGAGAATCAGAGTGTGGAAGTTGAGGTTTATTCTCCAAAAACGGAACCTTTACAACCTGGAATGCCTTTAACAGTAATTGCACCATCTGAACTTGTAGTTCCTTCTAACTGTTTAGCTCAGATAGTAGAGATTAAAATAGTGAATGGAGCTCAACAGTTAGTTCTTAAACTAATTCCTATGAAAGAAGCAGCTTACAAACCTGTGAATGGTGCTGAAGAGGAACTTGAGTATCAAGGTATAGAACGAtctgtagaaggaaaaaaaacatctcctgTGATTCAAAATGAGTTACTAACCATGGAAGTGAATGTAGACAAGTTATCCAGTGTTAGTAACCGGCTTAATTTGGAGAATACATGCAACAAAAATTCCGAATGTCTTTGTTCTTCGGATTCTCAGTGCTCAGACTACAACTCTGTATCTATACAGAGAGAAGATGCATCAAAATTATGCCTTCATTTGGTAAAAAGTATTGATGTGCATTCAGGTGTTGCAGAGCTTTATTCTCAGTCTCTGGTGACTAGtagtactggaaaaaaaaatgatcttaaaTCCACAAAGTGGGAagtagatggaaaaaataacttacaTTATGATATGTATTGTTATGAAGGAGGTGTGGATATATCCCATCCAGAATATGCCACTGTTTCTGAAGATAAAAGTTTGAAGAACATTTCAGTAAAGGCTACTCAGGAgggcaaaacattttattctgctgcAGTCCTTAAACAAAAAGATACATTGCCTCTAAAGAGGGATGACAAAGAATGTAGGAATCTGGTAGTTAGCTCTGCAGAAACACATCTAACTGGTAAGGGTTTTGATAAAAAATCTGTTACATGttctgaagtagaaaaaaactttaatttcactAAAACTCCACCTTGGGAGGACATGACTTCTGACTTTAGCAAAGTAAAGAAAGCTGAAACCATAAGTCCAAAAAACAATCTTCTTCTGGAATCATTAGAACTAcagaaaatggagaataaaAGCAATCCTTTTGAGGGACCTGttatttcatctgtattttctcttaGTTCTGGGGCTCAAAATGTTCCAGAGGGCGTCAGATGGGATGATACAACATGCAATAAGAAGTCAGCAACATTGCTGTGTAGAAAGATTGCTCAGCTCATGTCTGCTGCTGAATCTAACATGAAATCTATGCCTTTGAGATGTCAAGCTTCTAGTAAGAAGGTGCATTTCCCTCAGGAAAATTCAGCAAGCTGTGAGAGAGTCGTTCCTACCACTGAATTGGAACAAGCTATGTCTTCCCCTCAAGTGCATGGTGGAAGTAGTGTGATTAGTAGTGACGAACACAGTAGCGAGCAGCTGCTTACATTTGCGAGAACATCTAAAAGCAGGGTAACTAAAAATTCCAACGTTGCTACTCCAGTGTTTATCCCCAAAGGGACAGTGTTGAGGGTGCTTAATGCTACTAGTAGTCAAAACTCTAAAGGAATAGAGAAGAGGAATGAAGTATCAGCTCCTTCTGTGTATTGCAATGAAATGCTTTTGCCTCGCCCGGTTCCTGTTAGTGTTTCTGAGAAATTTAGCAGTAATTTGCCACATTTGCCTAATCAGATTGAACCAAATGCTCAGTCTCGAAGTCTACCGCTCAGGCAAAGACCAAGGCGAGAAGCaagtattaaaaatagcaaacaaaatgGTGTACCATATCAGAAAAGCAGTGATGTGAGTAAGCAAAGCAAACACTATTCAAAAAGTCAACTAGGACCCAAAAATAAGGTAAAACAAGCAAGCTTCAGGGAACTTCctaagaggaaaacaagaactCAGTCAGAAACCAGTTCAAGTTCTGACATGTCGTATCTATTGACAGCACGACGTCTTCGGCTTGTCCCTCTGAGAATGAATCAGTTGATCAAATGCCCTCGTCGCAACCAGCCAGTTGTTGTACTAAACCATCCTGACGTTGACACGCCAGAGATAATTAATGTCATGAAGACTATCAACAAGTATAAAGGTCATGTCCTGAAAGTAGTTCTATCAGAAAGGACAAGTAGTTGCCTTGGTGTCAAACGTTATCGAAAGCGTCTTACTCTTCAGAATTGTGAGACAGGAAGCCAAGCAAAAAAGCAGAATATGctaaaaatgaaactaaaaaagACCCATAAAAACAATTACCAGGTGGTGGAAGCTTCACCAGCTGAAACACTTCAGTGTATGTTTAAGTGTTGGTTTTGTGGAAGAGTATATATGGACCAAGAAGAATGGATAAGTCATGGACAAAGGCACTTGATAGAGGCAACTAAGGGTTGGGatgttctttctcttccagtgAAGAATCATTAA